A part of Bifidobacteriaceae bacterium genomic DNA contains:
- a CDS encoding acetyl-CoA hydrolase/transferase family protein, translating into MSRIRNAQFASKVMTADQAATFIEDGSNVGFSGFTGSGYPKAVPQALAARIQQLHADGQPFKIGVFTGASTAPELDGVLAEADGIAWRMPYQSDPVLRGKINEGVTDYCDIHLGLSGPLTASGFLGKLDTAVIEITAITEDGDLIPSSSLGNNLLWIETARQVILEVNHWQSLDLYGMHDVYYQPALPPDRVPIPIVAAGDRIGQKTLRIDPEKVVAVVETEAPDRNSPFKPLDDQSKLIAGHLLDFLQHEVQIGRLPKNLLPLQSGVGNIANAVLAGLLDGPFDAITSYTEVIQDGMVDLLDSGKMTVASATAFSLSPEYAEKLNDGAAEYSQKIILRPQDVSNNPEVIRRLGVIACNGLIEADIYGNVNSTHIMGSRMQNGLGGSGDFTRNAYISSFVTPSVAKGGAISCIVPMVSHVDHTEHDVQVIITEQGLADLRGLAPRKRARVVIDKCAHPDFKPALEEYFERAQRVANSQHTPHDLKTALGWHVRFLETGSMKA; encoded by the coding sequence ATGAGCCGAATCAGGAACGCGCAGTTCGCCAGCAAGGTCATGACCGCCGATCAAGCCGCGACCTTCATCGAGGACGGCAGCAACGTCGGATTCTCGGGATTCACCGGCTCGGGCTACCCGAAGGCGGTGCCACAGGCGTTGGCTGCCCGGATTCAACAACTGCACGCGGACGGACAGCCGTTCAAGATCGGCGTGTTCACGGGCGCCTCGACGGCGCCCGAACTGGACGGGGTCCTGGCGGAGGCGGACGGGATCGCCTGGCGGATGCCCTACCAATCGGACCCCGTGCTGCGCGGCAAGATCAACGAGGGCGTGACGGACTACTGCGACATCCACTTGGGGCTGTCGGGTCCGCTGACGGCATCGGGCTTCCTGGGCAAACTCGACACGGCGGTGATCGAGATCACGGCGATCACTGAGGACGGCGACCTGATCCCGTCCTCCTCGCTGGGCAACAACCTGCTGTGGATCGAAACGGCGCGTCAGGTGATCCTGGAGGTCAACCACTGGCAGTCGCTGGACCTCTACGGCATGCACGACGTGTATTACCAGCCCGCGCTGCCGCCGGACCGCGTCCCCATCCCGATTGTCGCGGCTGGCGACCGGATTGGCCAAAAGACCCTCAGGATCGACCCGGAGAAAGTGGTCGCGGTGGTGGAAACCGAGGCGCCGGACCGCAACTCGCCGTTCAAACCGTTGGACGACCAATCGAAGCTGATCGCCGGGCACCTGCTGGACTTCCTCCAGCACGAGGTCCAGATCGGGCGCCTGCCGAAGAACCTGCTGCCGCTGCAATCCGGGGTGGGCAACATAGCCAACGCGGTGTTGGCCGGGCTGCTCGACGGGCCCTTCGACGCGATCACCTCCTACACCGAGGTGATCCAGGACGGGATGGTGGACTTGCTGGATTCCGGCAAGATGACCGTCGCGTCGGCCACCGCCTTCTCGCTCAGCCCGGAATACGCCGAAAAGCTCAACGACGGCGCCGCCGAATACTCGCAGAAGATCATCCTGCGCCCGCAGGACGTGTCCAACAACCCGGAGGTAATCCGACGGTTGGGTGTGATCGCCTGCAACGGCCTGATCGAGGCAGACATCTACGGCAACGTCAACTCCACGCACATCATGGGCTCGCGTATGCAGAACGGACTGGGCGGCTCCGGCGACTTCACGCGCAACGCCTACATCTCTTCGTTCGTGACGCCGTCCGTGGCGAAGGGCGGCGCCATCTCCTGCATTGTGCCCATGGTTTCCCACGTGGACCACACCGAGCATGACGTGCAGGTCATCATCACGGAACAAGGCCTGGCGGACCTGCGCGGCCTGGCGCCGCGCAAACGCGCCCGCGTGGTGATCGACAAATGCGCGCACCCCGACTTCAAGCCTGCGCTGGAGGAGTACTTCGAGCGCGCCCAGCGGGTCGCCAACTCGCAGCACACCCCGCACGACCTGAAGACCGCGCTAGGTTGGCACGTCCGCTTCTTGGAGACGGGGTCCATGAAGGCCTGA
- a CDS encoding hydrolase yields the protein MTSYPPRDPAKDPLLSPSNAALLIIDYQPTQLESLQSHPQEQIIEKVVELARTGVIYGLPIILSTVNVSSGREQPTIPRLASVLQGVTTYDRTSINSWEDQQFNEAVHATGRKKLVIAGLWTEACVTFPTVDALAEGFEVYPVVDAIAGTSLTSHNTALRRIEHAGAHLTSVVQLLCELQRDWNRQNTVQPFVKEMFQVHAFPQY from the coding sequence ATGACTAGCTACCCGCCGCGCGACCCGGCCAAGGATCCTTTGCTCAGCCCATCGAACGCCGCCCTGCTGATCATCGACTATCAGCCGACGCAGCTTGAGTCGCTGCAGTCCCATCCGCAAGAGCAGATCATCGAGAAAGTGGTGGAGCTGGCGCGCACCGGCGTCATCTACGGCCTGCCGATCATTTTGAGCACGGTCAACGTCTCCTCCGGCCGCGAGCAGCCGACCATTCCACGCCTCGCCTCGGTGCTCCAAGGCGTCACCACGTATGACCGCACCTCAATCAACTCCTGGGAGGACCAACAGTTCAACGAGGCGGTCCACGCGACCGGCCGCAAGAAGCTGGTCATTGCGGGACTGTGGACGGAGGCGTGCGTCACTTTCCCAACGGTCGACGCGCTCGCGGAGGGTTTCGAGGTCTATCCGGTGGTGGACGCTATTGCGGGCACCTCGTTGACCTCCCACAACACAGCGCTGCGGCGCATTGAGCACGCCGGGGCGCACCTGACGTCCGTGGTGCAGTTGCTGTGCGAACTTCAGCGCGACTGGAACCGCCAGAACACGGTCCAACCGTTCGTCAAGGAGATGTTCCAGGTCCACGCCTTCCCGCAGTACTGA
- a CDS encoding aldo/keto reductase, translated as MAIPTFRLNSGHGIPALGVGTYKLEPSLTAATVEQALQLGYRHVDTAALYGNEAEVGEGLRRSGVPREEVFVTTKLWNDQHGHRAALAAFDHSLGLLGLDYVDLYLIHWPVPANGLMVEAWQALIDIAATGRARSIGVSNFRSEDLAAVIDATGVVPAVNQIELHPLYQQRDLRSVDADLGIVTEAWSPLGRGADLGNDTIRAVAGETGKSAAQVVLRWLIQLGIVAFPKTSKPARLAENLAIDDFELRPDQMERINAIRDASRVGSNPATVH; from the coding sequence ATGGCGATTCCCACCTTCCGGCTCAATTCGGGCCATGGCATCCCGGCTCTTGGGGTCGGCACCTACAAGTTGGAGCCGTCGCTGACGGCCGCGACCGTTGAGCAGGCCCTTCAGCTGGGCTACCGGCATGTCGACACGGCCGCGCTCTACGGCAACGAGGCCGAGGTGGGGGAGGGGCTCAGACGTTCCGGGGTCCCGCGCGAGGAGGTTTTCGTCACAACCAAGCTTTGGAACGACCAGCACGGGCACCGTGCCGCGTTGGCGGCTTTCGACCATTCGCTCGGTTTGCTGGGTCTGGACTATGTGGACCTCTACCTGATCCACTGGCCCGTGCCGGCGAACGGGCTGATGGTGGAGGCGTGGCAGGCGCTGATTGACATCGCCGCGACCGGCCGGGCCCGGTCGATCGGCGTGTCCAACTTCCGCTCCGAGGACCTGGCGGCCGTCATCGACGCGACGGGCGTGGTGCCCGCGGTCAACCAGATCGAGTTGCATCCGCTCTACCAGCAGCGCGACCTGCGCTCCGTGGACGCCGACCTGGGCATTGTGACGGAGGCTTGGAGCCCGTTGGGGCGGGGCGCGGACCTGGGGAACGACACCATCCGCGCCGTCGCCGGCGAGACGGGCAAGAGCGCGGCCCAGGTGGTTTTGCGCTGGCTGATCCAGCTTGGGATTGTCGCGTTCCCCAAGACGTCGAAGCCCGCCCGGCTGGCGGAGAACCTCGCCATTGACGACTTCGAACTGCGGCCCGACCAGATGGAGCGAATCAACGCCATCCGGGACGCGTCACGGGTCGGCAGCAATCCGGCCACTGTCCATTAG
- a CDS encoding ABC transporter substrate-binding protein, with translation MKTRSRIAALAVVAAAAVALTGCGTNEPAGGGSKTPDAGRSADAGAQGAEAYKIAITQYLAHPSLDLITQGFKDGLAEKNVQVEYTYDDAQGDPNNTATIAGKYAADASFDLILAVATPSAQAVVNQVGDRPVLFAGVTDPVDAGLVPSWEPSGTNVTGTSDLNPEGYPAALIQEILGVDKVKTIGYLYSLGEKNSVVQLNMLQAEAEALGIEVKESGITNASELTAGVQALADVDAIYVGTDNTVVEGIEQVVAFGQENKIPVFVADAASVERGGLATRGIDYYELGKRTAEQAYEILVNGADPGSIAPLQVTDTQIVANPEAAEQYGVTIPESVLADATQVTTS, from the coding sequence GTGAAAACACGCTCTCGTATAGCAGCCCTGGCCGTCGTCGCGGCCGCCGCGGTGGCATTGACCGGCTGCGGCACCAACGAGCCGGCCGGCGGCGGCTCGAAGACTCCGGACGCCGGGCGTTCGGCGGACGCCGGCGCGCAAGGCGCCGAGGCTTACAAGATCGCCATCACGCAGTACTTGGCGCACCCCTCGCTCGACCTGATCACGCAGGGTTTCAAGGACGGCTTGGCGGAGAAGAACGTCCAAGTCGAGTACACGTACGATGACGCCCAGGGCGATCCGAACAACACCGCCACGATCGCGGGCAAGTACGCCGCCGACGCGTCCTTCGACTTGATCTTGGCGGTCGCGACGCCCTCAGCCCAGGCGGTTGTGAACCAGGTTGGCGACCGGCCGGTGCTGTTCGCGGGCGTGACGGACCCGGTTGACGCGGGCCTGGTACCCTCCTGGGAGCCTTCCGGCACAAACGTCACCGGCACCTCCGACCTGAACCCGGAGGGTTACCCGGCCGCGTTGATTCAGGAGATCCTGGGTGTGGACAAGGTCAAGACCATCGGCTACCTCTACTCGTTGGGTGAGAAGAACTCGGTGGTCCAACTCAACATGCTGCAGGCTGAGGCGGAAGCCCTCGGGATCGAGGTGAAGGAGTCCGGCATCACCAACGCCTCGGAGCTGACCGCCGGCGTGCAGGCTCTGGCCGACGTGGATGCGATCTACGTGGGCACCGACAACACCGTGGTGGAGGGGATTGAGCAAGTGGTCGCGTTCGGCCAGGAGAACAAGATCCCGGTGTTCGTGGCCGACGCGGCGTCGGTGGAACGGGGCGGCTTGGCCACCCGCGGAATCGACTACTACGAACTGGGCAAGCGGACGGCCGAGCAGGCTTACGAGATCCTGGTCAACGGGGCCGATCCGGGTTCGATCGCGCCGCTGCAGGTCACCGA